One Mycolicibacterium goodii genomic region harbors:
- a CDS encoding hydrogenase maturation protease, with translation MVGCGNLLRGDDGVGPVLVRHLWERGVPAGARLVDGGTAGMDVAFQMRGAERVVIIDAAATGSAPGTVFRVPGEELAELPPLQGLHTHSFRWDHAIAFARWALADDCPTDITVFLIEAENVDFGAELSERVSAAMEEVIALIERDYLGPLRPQAADEVEVEITEDGYLRLTADVAAARFPSDAVAAMVRDDDLWVIPLRGPRSGGLLLKQRNPAGDRSVLIAEVLRDQTRVEVRETLLSGPHRAFWDDEKSALRIPIPADLREAR, from the coding sequence GTGGTCGGGTGCGGCAACCTCCTGCGGGGTGACGACGGGGTCGGTCCGGTGCTCGTCCGCCACCTGTGGGAGCGCGGCGTGCCGGCCGGCGCCCGCCTGGTCGACGGCGGGACGGCCGGCATGGACGTCGCGTTCCAGATGCGCGGGGCCGAGCGGGTGGTGATCATCGACGCCGCCGCTACGGGGTCGGCACCGGGCACCGTGTTCCGGGTCCCCGGTGAGGAACTCGCCGAACTGCCGCCTCTGCAGGGGCTGCACACGCACTCGTTCCGTTGGGACCACGCGATCGCGTTCGCGCGGTGGGCGCTGGCGGACGACTGTCCCACCGACATCACGGTGTTCCTGATCGAGGCCGAGAACGTCGACTTCGGCGCCGAGTTGTCCGAACGGGTGAGCGCGGCGATGGAAGAGGTGATCGCGCTGATCGAGCGGGACTACCTGGGGCCGCTGCGGCCGCAGGCCGCCGACGAGGTCGAGGTCGAGATCACCGAGGACGGCTACCTGCGCCTGACTGCCGACGTCGCCGCGGCCCGGTTCCCCTCCGACGCCGTGGCCGCGATGGTGCGTGACGACGATCTGTGGGTCATCCCGCTGCGGGGTCCGCGCAGCGGCGGTCTGCTGCTCAAACAGCGCAATCCCGCCGGGGACCGGTCGGTGCTGATCGCCGAGGTGCTCAGGGACCAAACCAGGGTTGAAGTTAGGGAGACCTTACTTTCTGGCCCCCATCGGGCATTCTGGGACGATGAGAAGTCAGCATTACGCATCCCCATCCCCGCTGATCTGCGGGAGGCGCGGTGA